In a genomic window of Clavelina lepadiformis chromosome 7, kaClaLepa1.1, whole genome shotgun sequence:
- the LOC143465819 gene encoding UDP-xylose and UDP-N-acetylglucosamine transporter-like produces MATLGVVLGITGVISACCVNVIFLEHLINASSSSGNMIVFFQYLFVSMEGLIVYSKFGQTKRIVPLKNYLVMVVIYFSVSLTNIMALNCNIPMPLHMIFKSGSLVASMFLGSILLKRSYSRQKIAAVGFLSVGIFICTLATSLHSSSSNAVGMDSGSMLVMMVGITLLMFALLMSARLGIYQETLFKTYGQQSREALFYNHFLPLPLFVVVAPSIIQNIAVLNQSELKPVPLLTEGYALISGDEAAFETIVLPELWQYMIVNLFTQYICIRCVFYLTTVCQSLSVTLIITLRKFVSLVISIIYFGNHFGSLHWVGTAFVFLGTFLYMDVKQMVSKITSGEVEETNHHEDTVRNGFRHQTSKLKES; encoded by the coding sequence ATGGCAACTCTAGGCGTAGTACTAGGGATTACTGGTGTAATATCAGCCTGTTGCGTCAACGTGATCTTCTTGGAACACCTGATAAATGCTTCTTCAAGCTCTGGAAACATGATTGTCTTCTTCCAGTATCTTTTTGTGTCTATGGAAGGCCTTATTGTGTACAGCAAGTTTGGACAAACGAAACGAATCGttcctttaaaaaattaccttgTCATGGTAGTCATTTACTTCTCTGTGAGTTTGACCAACATAATGGCGCTCAACTGCAACATTCCCATGCCGCTGCACATGATCTTTAAGTCAGGTTCTCTCGTAGCCAGCATGTTCCTTGGTAGCATCTTACTCAAGCGCTCGTACTCACGACAAAAAATCGCTGCCGTTGGTTTCTTATCAGTGGGAATATTTATTTGCACACTCGCGACAAGCTTGCATTCTTCATCATCTAATGCTGTGGGGATGGATTCTGGCTCGATGTTGGTTATGATGGTTGGCATCACTTTGCTCATGTTCGCTTTGCTCATGTCGGCTAGGTTGGGTATTTATCAGGAAACGcttttcaaaacttacggACAGCAATCCCGTGAAGCCCTTTTTTATAATCATTTCCTGCCACTTCCACTTTTCGTAGTCGTAGCGCCGAGCATAATACAAAACATCGCAGTCTTGAATCAGTCGGAACTTAAACCTGTTCCTCTTCTGACCGAGGGGTACGCCCTCATCAGTGGAGATGAAGCCGCTTTTGAAACAATTGTTCTTCCAGAGCTATGGCAGTACATGATCGTTAACTTGTTCACTCAGTACATTTGTATACGTTGTGTGTTTTATCTTACAACAGTTTGTCAATCCCTTTCTGTTACCTTGATCATCACCCTGAGAAAGTTTGTCTCTCTCGTTATATCGATTATTTACTTTGGAAACCATTTCGGTTCGCTCCACTGGGTCGGAACggcttttgtgtttttaggGACATTCTTGTACATGGACGTTAAGCAAATGGTGTCGAAGATTACAAGTGGTGAAGTTGAGGAAACGAACCACCATGAGGACACAGTTCGAAATGGTTTTAGACATCAAACATCCAAATTAAAAGAATCTTAA